AGCAGGGGGCTCTGAGGTCGTCAGCGTGGCGTCTCACTCTGCGTCCCGCCGTCCGAAGTCCACCCAGCCCTGGTAGTCTCGATCTGGCATGCACTCAGAGTTCATCACCCCTGTGAACAAACCAGTCCTAcatgaaaccacacacactgattcagATTACACTTCCTCCATCTCATGCATCTCCCTGACGGGTAAAACCACAACCGCACACCCAAGAGCCCACATCATACCTGAAATAGCTTTCATTATTTGCTTGGTCATAATCTCCCGTTCGTCCTCGGAGAGGTGTGCCCGTCTCTCCATCCGTGCAGAGCGAGTCTGAGGCGCCGGCTCCCGTCTGTGGGCCGAGTCCCTCGCCCTCTCCCTCTTggccaggagctgctggagggggCTGGTCGTCTCAGGTGAGGAGGCCGCACTGCACACGAGCAGAGCCGCCAGCAGTGCCAACACAAGCATAACTTTCCCTGACATGTCtgtgcataaaaaaaaagacagacttTTAGTAGAATTCATCCTTTTTTAAACCGTTGAAAATGAGAACAGCACTGTACCTGTGGAGATAAGATGAGTATGTTCACAGCTACGTCCGAGAGAGGTGAAGCTTCTGGTGCAGATCTGCTGATTCTGAGCCGATCTCAACCTTTTATACCGAAACCTTTGAGGATGAGTGATGTGGCCATAGAACCCCAGAGTGATAACAGTGTTCACTGATTGATCGGGAGACGGATGCACTGGGAGGATGTGCGTAAAGGAAACGACGGACCACTACATCTGTGAACCCATTATTGTTCCTTTCACTCACCTGGAAAGGCCCTTTTTGCTCCGCAATAGCAATTAAACAGGTCAATGTGTTTACACTAGAAATCCAATACAACTTTAGAGCCTTTTTCAACCAATACTAAGTATCTGGCGTAACTATGCAGCAGCTGACTTcctcactgtgagtgtgtgtgaggcggGAAACTGGCTTTTCTTGTGTCGTCAAATGGCTTTTGGTGATTAGATATATCCATATAATAAGCATCTGTTGTTATTAACAATTTGCACATATTGGAACAAGAGTCAATTACTTCTTTGCCATTTCCTTCAGGCTGTAGTTGTTATGCCCCTGCATCGCAGACAGCCAGAGGCCGGAGGTGTTATGTGTTAGGGTTGTCCATCCTCTTTGAGGGAATAtcttcagatttggttcaaaccTTCAGTTTGATTTAAGGACGACCTGATTCCAATTTTGTgggcaaaggtcaaagtcaccgTGATGTATGCgcagtattttttgttttgtcgtgCACGTTTGTGTCTCTACCCAAAGTATTTCCTTTCTCCATTTAGGAAACAGCAGCATAATTTGGATAAAAACCAGTGAAAGGTGACAATGAATGGTGACAGTTATCCGTTTACGTTGCCAAAATCAAATCTGAAAGTTTGATATAGTTTGAATACCGTGTTTGAGCTTTAAAGAAGACAAAAGTCGATATTTTCCTAAGTTTATCCTCAATTGTTGCTTCAAATTTTAATGTTGTAcagtaaaacaacattttaaaatggtGCAAACTTCAGAACTGTCTTTATTAGTGGAGGAACATACAATAGATACTCCTCTAGTTCACAGCCTGATGGCAATTGAAATAATTACAAAAATTATTAATATGGACGTGGAAACGGTGACATTTGCAATAATTTGACCATTCGAATTTGACTGTGACTTGCAGTGTTTGCCCTCTTGATCATGATACCTCAAGTCTGActtattatttcaaattttgACCAGTTTTCACTTGGAGTCAGGATGGTGATTCTAGTccatcattcattttcagataaTAGAACGGGATCCACTGGGTGATTATCGACTTCATTGCTTCACGCTGTGCTCTGGATCCCTGAATGGCACATGTAACCCTTTAGTGAAAGCCAACAGAGCATTGTTAACATCAGAGCTGTTTGCAGACTGTATAGATATCCTACAGGTAGCCCCTCCattgtgtgtcctgtgtcccCCGACTCCTGTAAAGCAGAAACATCATGAACACGCCCCTCCAACCCAGACTTTTTTGACCCGGTCAGTGAAAGCGTAGTTTGTCAGCTAGAGTAACTCTGCAGCAATGGATGATTGACTtggttcattaaaaaaaaaaaaaagtaataggAGCAACGCCAGCACAATGGAGAGAAGGCCCTGAAGGTGTAAGTGTTAGAAAAAGGGAGTCGACCTCCAGCGAACTACAGCTGCGGATACAATCACACAGGTTACACCTGAACTGCATCAGGAATTCAGACATCATTagaggagacacacaaccatCAGAAATCTGATCAATGTCCCAGATGCCACGCACATGTCAGACTCACGCTCACACACCCATGTTATCAGGCTGCGGCAGATGTCCATccctgcttttgtttgttttaagttCCCTTGTGGACTCTCAGCTATGTGCCAACCAAAATAATGCTTTAATAAAAAGGCTGCAGGACTTGCAAAACTGGTGCGATGATGAGTTTACTGAGAAAACACTAATGCTCATGTGACTGTGTCAGTAAAAACCATCATCTCTACTGCTCTAATGTTTacctctgtcttttctctgtgtcttttaGATTTTGGTCCCAATCGGATTTAAAATGTGTTCTGTGGGATATTTTATTGAATCCACAATACAACACTCAGACATACAGTACCagtcaaaagtttggacacaccttctcattcactggtttttctgtatttgtctttctttctacattgcagattaatattgaagacatccaaactatgaaggaacacatatggaattatgtggtaaacaataaagtgttaaacaaaccagaatatgttttatattttagattctTGAAAGTGGCCACCTTTTGCTCTGATGAAAGCTTTGAACAGTCTTGGCCTTCTTTCAATCAGCTTTATGCCGTGGTCACCTGGAATGGTTTTCAATTAACAGGTTTGCCTTGTCAAGAGTTAATTTGTGGAATTTCTTGCCTTCTAAATGTGTTTGAGACCATTAGTTGTGTTGTGCAGAGGCAGGGTTGGTGCATAGCTCTATACAGTGAATAGGCCTATTCGACTACAGTTCCAACCCATATTATGACAAGAACCACTCAACTAAgtaaagagaaacgacagtTCCTCATTATTTTAATACAGGAAGGTCAGTAAATCTGGAACATTTCAAGAACTTTGAATGTATCAAGTTCAGTCACGAAAACCATCTAACACTATGATGAAACTGTCTCTCATGAGGACCGCCCCAGGACAGGAAGACCAAGAGTTACCTCTGCTGTCGAGGATAAGTTTATTAGAGTTCCCAGCTTCAGAAACCGCAAAATAAAGCAACTCAGATTGGAGGCAACATTGGGGGCTTTGCAGGTGATATATTCTTGGTGATTTATTCAAAATTCAAGGCATACTTAACCAGCATGGCTACAACAGCATTCTGCAGCGACATGCCATCCCATCTGTTTTGCacttaaggccaatttatgcttctccgttttgacacGGACCGATAGGACGGCCTTTTTCGCCGTGGAACGCCTTCTCCGGGCTCCACAGAGAGCtcttcgtgcagctctgatttttcgaactacacgtcggcatggcggagagcctacaGATAaccattggctgtgattggtccgctaatgATAGCATTTcggaacgacatcatttccggacctcaaacttcctgtttcatttcctatatcacaataaacccaaacaccactacgattaatgtgacaagtgtgttaagccagcggagttttCCAGCTGAcagtggctggttagagccctgacggcatgtgtgtacaaTCACATatggttataacgaactttcataacggcgctagcgtcctagccaccatgctaactgcggtggcaACTGTGAAAAAACCCTCTGTCATGACTTTAATTCCGCGGttatcatgacactgtttctcaaacaccgtcaggttaaaagcaaacacttggtagtagttagtatcgggagtccgtgctgactgtgtttggacactgggggggaagctagctgcttgcatgtagcttcaagctgttgaattagcaaagCAGTTCGGATACAAGACCAGGGAACTGCTTCGCTAggaaacgataacataagcattatgacccgctgggtgtcactttaatTTATTGAGTTACcatcgtacactgtgtgtgcaggtaaataatgaacatggacttcttctgagaactcatgaggaaggcttctctaagcttgccttccgttgcgccacctactgttctggcacccaattgttttcatcagcggcggagaagcataaattggcctttagtGGGACCAGCAATTGTATTTAAACAGGACAATGAATCACCATCCTGTGGTTGCATGCCTCTGGCACAGTGTGCAGTTTTAGTCCACATAGTTATATTCCAGACTATGAGATtaccgtgaccttgacctttgacctctgaccaccaaATCTAATCGGTTCATCCTTTAGTCCAAATAAAGTATGTGTATCAAAATTGAAGAAATTCCTTCAAGGCATTGTTAAGATAATGTTGATAAAGGCTGAGATGGACGACCTGATAACACTTCTCTTCCAGCCACTGGCTGACTCTGGCACAAAGGcaaaacaagcttttttttgtttacagtaaaATAATTAAGGAAAAAAGTATTGTGGTGTAAACATGGTTGTGTTagattcattattatttacagACCAATTAATAACAAGATAATCTATAAAATCAATGTAAAAGATGTAATTAAAATGTCACTCTCCTTAAGTGATATGGAGCTCAACACTGCAGTTTATGTCACCACCACAAAACTTCCTACACAACTTGTGATCCACAACACGAAACGTAATTACCCACTACACACCAACACTGACACTGAAGAACCTGATAGAAACACACTGACATCAGGTTGGTGTTAAATTCTATTACATAAAAAAAGGCACTTTATGCAAAGCTTGTGCAACCTTAACGTGCACGTCACACAAAAAGAACCAGGACCAGGTAGAATAGCTAACAGACGTAGAAATATACAACAATGGTCGTCCTCTGCATCTGACCTCAAGCTTTTCTCTACATCACATCTCATGTCATCTCTCATCTGCAACAGATTTACAGTGCATTTGTGTTAAGTCGGCCTCGAATGTAAATACATGTCTTCCCGTCTGTTAAATAAAACCTgtcaaataataacaatgattctaataataataattctaataataataataataataatattttagttgtttgacatgtttttttttaacagaaggAAAGACATGTAATTACATTCATAGTCTTAAATATGGATGTTAGGAAGAACCTCTGTCACTAAATTGTTTTCGTGCTATGTGTTATCTTTCACTTTCGCTAATGGGTGTTTCCCTGAGATGTCTTCTAAAGATTATTGTGTCAATCACATCTGGGTATTTGATTCCACACCTTAGATAAGCTTCTTAGGAAACAGGTGTGACAGAGTGaacattttttttcactttttaatgtttttattttttcccactTGATATATTACATTGTCCTTACATTTGGGGGTTTTTTTTGTGCTGAAACAAGTGGAATTAAATTTGAAAGtaaactgatgatgatgatgatgatgatgatgatgatgatgattgagTCTATTTCTCGTCAAGGTTTGTCTCTCCACAGGGGCCATTTCTTTCTTGCTTTTTTGTGGGCACTGGTCGGTTTCTCCATCATTTTGTCTAAAACGTATAATATGAAGTGCATATTGATCATATATGTGGTGATTTGGCGAAATACAAAGATAAACTTCAATTCCTAAAACGACACACTGCAGTTGCGAGCTGTTTTTACTGAGCTTGCCAAATTTCTCATCACGCATGAACAACAAGTAAGAATACACAGAACAATCCACGGCTCAGCTTCATGTTTtagtttaatcatttatttcattgattcatttgctttaaatcaaatattatgAACTGAATTTTTTtcctagattttttttttcctgttagaTGGCAAATTTCTAATTTTTcttattcatgttttctttgtatCTTGGAAtgattatttcatttttgtacTTTGCTATATTGTACTGGAGGTCAATTTGTTCCCAAGTTAAAATAAAGGTggactgactgactgaaagAATGAATTGTTATTTCTTCTATCTAAAGCCACCTTAATGGAGTTCTCCCAGTTAGTGCATGAAATGGTTAAGTCTTTTGCATTTCACCTTGCTGCTTTAAGTATGAGTGACATTTGAGGAAATAAGCAATCCTCTTCATGTCTGCCTGGATATCAGTCTGATGATCAGCTATCCAGCCCTCATGTTGCTCAACTAGATATTCCACCTGTCTTCCAAAGAGCGTCAGTAATGCTTGTGCACACACCTATTAAGCTGGATTTACTTTTTGAAAACATATTATCTGCATACCTCGCATAGTTGTGGCCGGCGACCTGACGCTTTCACAGTTCTATAAAAGCCCAGCAGTCTGCACAGAGCCGCTACACAAGCCTTCCAGCTCTCCACCGGCCTCCACTTGCACCATCCACCTCTCACCATGACTTCAGCCCTCGTCGGCAAAAGCAGTATCTACAGCTCCCGCAGCATCTCCGGCTCCCGCAgcatctccagctccagctcccgcAGCATCTCTGGCTCCCGAACCATCTCTGGCTCCCGCAGCATCTCTGGCTCCAGCGCCATGAGCCTGAGCGGAGGGATGCAGATGCTCGGAGGCAGACAGACCCGCATGTCCACCGGCAGCGCCATCCTGGGCAGCACACCCAGCGTgtatggaggagcagggggttaCGGGACCCGCATCTCCCAGTCTGCGTTCTCCTTCGACAGTGGGTTAGTGTGTGGGAACGAATATGCAGTCATTGGCAATGAGAAGGTGACCATGCA
This is a stretch of genomic DNA from Pleuronectes platessa chromosome 3, fPlePla1.1, whole genome shotgun sequence. It encodes these proteins:
- the LOC128436895 gene encoding gastrin/cholecystokinin-like peptide; its protein translation is MSGKVMLVLALLAALLVCSAASSPETTSPLQQLLAKRERARDSAHRREPAPQTRSARMERRAHLSEDEREIMTKQIMKAISGVMNSECMPDRDYQGWVDFGRRDAE